The region TGTTGGGATAGATATGCCCAGCGCTATGCACCCGCAAACACTGCTGGCTTATGAGGTTAACGAAATGCCCCTGCCGCCTAAACACGGCGCACCTTTACGGCTGATCATCCCGGTTAAGTATGGCATTAAAAACTTAAAGCGCATTGGCACGATGAGCTTTAGTGATACCCGTCCGCCGGATTATTGGGCCGAGCAAGGGTATGATTATTATTCGGGGTTGTAAACGAAATTAAGCGCCATCGCGAAAATCGGGGGGCGCCCGACCGGAGAGGAGCTCATTAATACCCATTAAACAAACATACATTTGAGTTTGTCATCCTGAGGAACGAAGGATCTATTTGCCGGTTTGTATGGCGTATACCCGCTCTTGGCCGCGGGAGGGCCAGTTACTTTGTAGCCACAAAGTAACCAAAAGGCTTGTCACCAGAAATGCTTCTTTGCGCTCATAGCCTTTACCCTGCAAACCGGGCAGAACCAGGGCTGCAATTATTTTGCCCCACTTCGTTCCCGCGTTTCCCTGCACTTCAGCAAAAACTTGCTATGCCCCGCATCCGCACAGGCCACCATTGTTCTGCCCGCTTTCGCCCGAAGCTTATCTGCTGACGGGAAAAAAACTAATTAATAGCGCTTATCTGCTGACTGGGAAGAAGATGCACCTCAATTATGTTTGTCATGCTGAACGGAGTGAAGCATCTATTATTGAATTTTTAATTATACAGATAGATCCTTCGTACCTCAGGATGACAAAAAATTTTAATCGAATAAAGAAGAAATCAGGGTAATCCTTAAATCCTATAATTAAGTCGCACACAAAACTCAATAATTCACTAAATCACTAATTCAATAATTAATAGCCTGGACCGAAGGTAACGCCCGGATGATACTCGACTTCTTCAGACTCATATTCATCAATCCCTTAATAGCTTCTCTTTTCAAACAAAAACTCAATAATTCATTAAATCAGTCATTCAATAATTAAAAATCATTTGCATATTGCAGATATGCCGGCTGCTAAACTGCCACTTTCAAAACAACTTGCTTATGCCTGCGGAATGATAGGCTGGAGCATCATGACCAATATCATTATCGTGATGCTGCCCTACTTTTATTTGCCGCCTTCCAATGCCGGCCTGATTCCTTTGGTGCCTCAGCTGCTTGTTTTTGGTGTGTTTAATATCATGTCGCTTATTGCCGCATCGGGCCGGTTTGTGGATGCCATATTTGACCCTTTTATAGCATCGCTGAGCGATAAAAGCGGCAATGCCAAGGGCCGCCGAATTCCCTTTATGAAATGGGCCATTGTTCCTGCTGTTGTTTTTTGTTCGCTTACCTTTTATCCACTGGTTAAAGGCGAAAGTATTAGCAACGCCTTGTGGCTTACTTTTACGCTCATTTGTTTTTTTATGGGCGCTACGGCCTATATTATTCCTTACAACGCGTTGCTGCCCGAGCTGGCCCGTACCGGTGCCGAAAAGGTAAAGCTATCATCATTACAGCAGGTGGGTTTTGTGCTGGGTATTATTCTGTCGGCCCTGGTTAATAACTTTGCCGATCTGGTGCAGCACATGCTGCATACCCCTAACCGGGACACCGCCGTGCAGTACACTATTTTCGGTCTGTGCGCTTTTGCGGGCCTGGTGATGCTGATACCTGTTTTTGCCATCAACGAAAAAAAATATTCCAATAGCATTCCCTCGCATCTACCCCTGTTGCCTGCCCTGCGCCGGACTTTCCGCAACCGAAATTTTAAATACTACCTTATTTCCGATTTTTCGTACTATATGGCGCTCAGTATCATATCAAGTGGCTTGTTGTTTTTTGTAACCGTGCTGCTGCGCCTGCCCGAATCTATGGGTGGTGTACTGATGGGGAGCATGGTGCTGTTTTCATTGGTGTTTTACCCGCTCATCAATTATCTGTCGAAAAAGATCGGCAAAAAACCAATCATGTTGTTTTCGTTTGGTCTGTTAAGTCTCATTTTTGTGGCTATATTTTTCCT is a window of Mucilaginibacter inviolabilis DNA encoding:
- a CDS encoding MFS transporter, giving the protein MPAAKLPLSKQLAYACGMIGWSIMTNIIIVMLPYFYLPPSNAGLIPLVPQLLVFGVFNIMSLIAASGRFVDAIFDPFIASLSDKSGNAKGRRIPFMKWAIVPAVVFCSLTFYPLVKGESISNALWLTFTLICFFMGATAYIIPYNALLPELARTGAEKVKLSSLQQVGFVLGIILSALVNNFADLVQHMLHTPNRDTAVQYTIFGLCAFAGLVMLIPVFAINEKKYSNSIPSHLPLLPALRRTFRNRNFKYYLISDFSYYMALSIISSGLLFFVTVLLRLPESMGGVLMGSMVLFSLVFYPLINYLSKKIGKKPIMLFSFGLLSLIFVAIFFLGKLPLSPTAQVYILVLSTSFPLASLGILPNAILAEIAENDAKRTGENSEGMFFAVKYLFVKLGQTLGIALFAFLTVYGKDPGHDYGLRLNGICGCVLCILAMIFFSRFRERRVK